A region from the Metopolophium dirhodum isolate CAU chromosome 9, ASM1992520v1, whole genome shotgun sequence genome encodes:
- the LOC132951606 gene encoding sentrin-specific protease 8-like: MSNNRTSSKEKDPVVLSYENFLLHESDVRLLVDDQWLNDSVIGFYMEYLNTEVFKNNPKVYFISPEIVQCIKECNVDDIAVFLDPLVKGKNYSYIFFPLNDQEQLQTVGGTHWSLVVYGAQDRRLFHMDSIFDSNEKQARKLALKLKFYFKDIVDIITPLATRQQQNSYDCGIHLICNAENVAQFVCANLDIREVDPVDVDDLQNKRTNLVDLIYKLARRKEIT, from the coding sequence ATGAGTAACAACCGTACGTCGTCCAAAGAAAAAGATCCAGTGGTGTTGAGTTACGAAAATTTTCTCCTTCACGAATCCGACGTCCGTCTGCTCGTCGACGATCAATGGCTGAACGATTCCGTCATCGGTTTCTACATGGAATACCTGAACACCGAAGTGTTCAAGAACAATCCCAAGGTGTATTTTATTAGCCCAGAAATCGTGCAATGCATAAAGGAGTGCAACGTAGACGACATCGCCGTGTTCCTCGATCCACTGGTTAAAGGTAAAAATTATTCGTACATCTTCTTCCCACTGAACGATCAGGAACAATTGCAAACGGTCGGCGGTACGCACTGGTCGCTGGTAGTATATGGGGCGCAAGATAGACGTCTCTTCCACATGGATTCGATATTTGATTCCAATGAGAAACAGGCGAGAAAATTGGCACTAAagctgaaattttattttaaagacatTGTAGACATCATCACTCCGTTGGCGACCAGACAGCAACAGAATAGTTACGACTGTGGAATACACCTTATATGCAACGCGGAAAACGTTGCACAATTCGTCTGCGCAAATTTAGACATACGCGAAGTAGATCCAGTGGATGTGGACGATCTTCAAAATAAACGTACTAATTTAGTCGACCTGATTTACAAATTAGCAAGAAGAAAAGAAATTACATAG
- the LOC132951605 gene encoding uncharacterized protein LOC132951605 yields the protein MALRSTSYFNTSDEIIVTPWSSDSEWQSLRQDIYGSKDTRNYKQALRKLLLWKSRGKSLCRGLYCTEMILQVIIKDVYFYEVDEPTNESDLVRLYSMALMKFVNLTADIFGKGPQKSMYYRASQLQLPSWLIDMRHKISHDQDLPTLKSLRAAIEFSLEWLQTQYWNKDDNFLVIAKKVHMNIVHEFIDLLEFYVLSKSQTNAALKQKRLNVLREKLNMSECCSNKECVKKMKNLLIIKDWSSDLVNVFVSQYLLQAHECNVSKGRISKTDKAIWNVLLKTFNNAGLLTNVLQCLVTQHSRIAALWVLELCIVAYKSSKKIDMKNNQNDNCMNCKPLNLDTNLVLRTTLQSPHPYTIIFLKWLLQIQLSPLKMKQHNNIIKLVSLYTGEVKVSSKNVDYNIFTVNDLTSKDKTDYQSQWSRAFGQMNWRQVQFGTTL from the exons ttcagAGTGGCAGTCACTTAGACAAGATATATATGGCAGTAAAGATACACGCAACTACAAACAAGCTTTAAGAAAACTTTTATTATGGAAATCTAG GGGAAAATCATTATGTAGAGGTTTATATTGCACTGAAATGATTTTACAAGTCATCATTAAggatgtttatttttatgaagttgATGAACCCACCAATGAAAGTGATTTAGTTCGTTTATATTCAATGGCTCTAATGAA GTTTGTCAATTTGACAGCTGACATTTTTGGAAAAGGTCCACAGAAGTCTATGTATTATAGAGCTTCTCAATTACAACTTCCATCGTGGTTAATTGATATGCGACACAAAATTTCACATGACCAAGATTTACCTACTCTAAAATCTTTGAGAGCAGCTATAGAATTTTCACTAGAATGGTTACAA ACACAATATTGGAACAAAGATGATAATTTTCTGGTTATTGCGAAAAAAGTACACATGAATATTGTTCATGAATTTATAGACTTATTGGAATTCTATGTATTAAGCAAAAGTCAAACTAATGCTGCTCTTAAGCAAAAACGATTAAATGTTTtgag agagaAATTAAACATGTCCGAATGTTGTTCAAACAAAGAATGtgtaaagaaaatgaaaaacctattaataattaaagattGGTCTTCAGATTTAGTCAATGTATTTGTTTCGCAATATTTACTTCAAGCTCATGAATGCAATGTATCTAAAG gtagaaTTTCCAAGACGGATAAAGCAATCTGGaatgttttactaaaaacatttaataacgcCGGTTTGCTGACAAACGTATTACAGTGTTTGGTTACTCAACATTCACGTATAGCGGCTCTGTGGGTTTTGGAACTGTGTATTGTTGCATATAAAAGCAGCAAAAAAATTGAcatgaaaaataatcaaaatgacAACTGCATGAACTGCAAACCTTTGAATTTGGATACAAATCTTGTTTTAAGAACTACATTGCAATCACCACATCcatacactattatatttttaaaatg GTTATTACAAATACAATTGAGTCCATTGAAAATGAAACAACATAACAACATTATCAAATTAGTGTCATTGTATACAGGTGAAGTGAAGGTTAGctctaaaaatgttgattataatatattcacagtCAATGATTTAACTAGCAAAGATAAAACTGATTATCAATCACAATGGTCAAGAGCTTTTG gTCAAATGAATTGGAGACAAGTACAATTCGGGACTACTCTTTGA
- the LOC132951604 gene encoding dihydrolipoyllysine-residue acetyltransferase component of pyruvate dehydrogenase complex, mitochondrial gives MSGSNTIMNNVRLLRNLNRNTVRTVTTKCPIKVIQAYRCQSSIHWRTGRRPSVKNVGYRFYATDFPSHIKVALPALSPTMESGTIINWSKKEGERLNEGDKLAEIETDKAIMDFETPEEGYLAKIMVPAGQKDVTVGKLVCIIVENESDVAAFKDFVDNTSAGAPAPAAPSPKPSTSAPAPPPPAPVAPKASAPTKSVPIPIGSRILASPLAKRLATEKGLDLSTISQGSGLFGSIKSTDLDKASIVSSQKTAIVDGIRGDGFVDKPVTNVRKIIAKRLLESKQTIPHYYLTVDLGLDNIVSLRKRMNELLEKEGVKLSINDFIIKAAALACKKVPEANSSWMDSFIRQYDAVDVSVAVSTETGLITPIVFNADTKGLIAISTDVKELAAKARQGKLQPQEYQGGTFSVSNLGMFGVKSVSSIINPPQSCILGIGAMTQRLVPDKTNGTRAQDTLQVTLSCDHRVVDGAVGAQWLQAFRRYVEEPHNMLL, from the exons ATGTCTGGATCAAACACCATCATGAACAACGTGCGTCTATTACGGAACCTAAACAGGAATACAGTGAGGACAGTCACCACTAAATGTCCAATCAAAGTGATTCAagcatatag GTGTCAAAGTTCCATTCACTGGCGCACTGGCAGACGTCCTTCCGTAAAAAATGTTGGCTATCGTTTCTATGCCACAGATTTCCCAAGCCACATTAAAGTTGCTCTCCCAGCTTTGTCTCCTACAATGGAAAGCGGCACCATTATTAATTGGTCTAAAAAAGAag GTGAAAGATTAAACGAAGGAGACAAACTAGCTGAAATTGAAACAGATAAAGCCATTATGGACTTTGAAACTCCTGAAGAAGGATATCTTGCCAAGATTATGGTGCCTGCTGGTCAAAAAGATGTTACAGTTggaaag ctCGTATGTATTATAGTAGAAAATGAATCTGATGTTGCTGCTTTCAAAGACTTTGTGGACAATACTTCAGCAGGTGCTCCTGCCCCTGCAGCACCATCACCCAAACCATCTACTTCTGCACCTGCTCCACCTCCTCCTGCACCTGTAGCTCCAAAAGCTTCGGCACCGACAAAGTCAGTACCTATTCCAATTGGATCTCGTATACTTGCAAGTCCTTTAGCAAAACGCTTAGCTACCGAGAAAGGATTGGATTTAAGT ACAATAAGCCAAGGTTCTGGGTTGTTTGGTTCAATAAAATCTACAGATTTGGACAAAGCTTCTATAGTTAGTAGTCAGAAAACCGCTATCGTCGATGGCATTCGTGGTGATGGGTTTGTTGATAAGCCGGTTACAAACGTTCGAAAGATCATTGCGAAACGTCTGCTCGAGTCtaaacaa ACTATACCACATTATTATCTTACTGTAGATTTGGGCCTAGATAATATTGTTTCATTGAGAAAACGTATGAATGAACTTTTGGAAAAAGAAGGAGTTAAATTATCCATAAATGATTTCATTATTAAAGCAGCGGCTTTAGCTTGTAAAAAAGTTCCAGAAGCCAACTCATCTTGGATGGATAGTTTCATTCGACA ATATGACGCAGTTGATGTAAGTGTGGCAGTGAGTACTGAAACAGGACTAATAACACCAATTGTATTCAATGCAGATACTAAAGGATTAATAGCAATAAGCACTGATGTTAAAGAACTTGCAGCTAAAGCCCGTCAAGGAAAACTGCAACCTCAAGAATAtcag GGAGGTACATTTAGTGTTTCAAATTTGGGAATGTTTGGTGTTAAGAGTGTATCATCGATAATTAATCCTCCTCAATCATGCATACTCGGCATCGGTGCTATGACTCAACGACTAGTACCGGACAAGACAAATGGAACCCGTGCACAAGATACACTACAAGTTACATTAAGTTGCGATCACAGAGTTGTAGATGGTGCTGTTGGAGCACAATGGTTACAAGCATTTAGGCGATATGTAGAAGAACCACATAATATGCTACTTTAA
- the LOC132952088 gene encoding tRNA (guanine(10)-N2)-methyltransferase homolog: protein MKRFQYLLWFAHEHVSFRLHEIEAIASVLKIHIKWIEPPSDKPWYLVELPSEEAVQKLSARSVTMRRAIHLWADEPTVPRLHASLKEKCLNGLLEPYKLKSFKVDVDLFCNSQTQEEKLERIESFSYMPFQGHVDLKNPDVTFQYIEYYGLDPKIVPANPTRTFFGRVVSESGRPLIHELSLKKRTFIGNTSMDPQLSLLMANLGKVSNGDLVLDPFVGSGSLLVAAAKFGGHVIGTDIDFLMLHGRTRPTRKQTRHIARKDESIEANMVQYSCVDKYIDVIVADSALPFWRSDVEFDCILADPPYGIREPTERIGSKESLPIIKKEGSPVHFPSKIEYGLNEIIKDLMWFSSKHLKLHGRLLFWVPVFRQDYNDAQMAKHSCFKLIGNCEQVLTTFTARRLLVFEKIKMPQDTDECSSAIPAASTFREKYFTHGDENRLTRKQKKAEAAKNKEIWFAKLNNVNVK, encoded by the exons ATGAAGCGTTTTCAATATTTACTTTGGTTCGCTCACGAGCATGTGTCTTTTCGGTTACAT GAGATTGAAGCTATTGCGTCAGTTctgaaaatacatataaaatggATTGAACCTCCATCCGATAAA CCATGGTATCTGGTTGAGCTGCCATCAGAAGAGGCCGTACAAAAATTGTCAGCTCGTTCAGTAACTATGAGACGTGCTATACATTTATGGGCTGATGAACCAACTGTGCCAAGACTTCATGCatcattaaaagaaaaatgtttaaatggttTACTTGAACCatataaactaaaatcattCAAAGTAGATGtagatttattttgtaattcacaAACACAGGAAGAAAAACTTGAACGCATAGAA TCGTTCAGTTATATGCCATTTCAAGGACACGTGGATCTTAAAAATCCAGATGTTACGTTTCAATATATTGAGTACTATGGTTTGGATCCGAAAATTGTGCCAGCAAATCCTACTCGTACATTTTTTGGCCGagta gtGTCTGAAAGTGGACGCCCATTAATACATGAGCTATCATTAAAAAAGCGTACATTTATTGGCAATACTAGTATGGATCCACAGCTTTCTTTATTGATGGCAAATTTAGGAAAAGTTTCTAATGGTGATTTAGTATTGGATCCATTTGTTGGAAGTG gtTCATTGTTAGTTGCTGCTGCAAAATTTGGTGGCCATGTAATTGGAACAGATATAGACTTTTTAATGCTTCATGGGCGTACAAGGCCTACAAGAAAACAGACaaga CATATAGCTAGAAAAGATGAAAGCATTGAAGCCAATATGGTGCAATATTCTTGTGTTGACAAATATATTGATGTAATTGTTGCTGATTCAGCTTTACCGTTTTGGCGCAGTGATGTAGAATTTGACTGTATCTTAGCAGAtc ctCCATATGGTATTAGAGAACCAACTGAACGAATAGGCTCTAAAGAATCCTTACCTATTATTAAGAAGGAAGGATCTCCTGTACATTTCCCATCCAAAATAGAATATGGATTAAATGAGATCATCAAAGATCTTATGTGGTTTTCTTCCAAACATCTTAAGTTACATGGAAGATTGTTATTTTGGGTACCAGTATTTCGACAAGATTACAATGATGCACAGATGGCTAAACatagttgttttaaattaataggaAACTGTGAACAAgtgttgacaacatttacagCTAGGCGGCTtttggtttttgaaaaaattaaaatgcctCAA GATACTGATGAATGTAGTTCTGCAATACCAGCTGCTAGTACTtttagagaaaaatattttactcatgGTGATGAAAATCGTCTAACAAGAAAGCAAAAAAAAGCAGAGGCAGCTAAGAACAAAGAGATTTGGTTTGCAAAATTAAACAATGTTAATGTGAAATAA